DNA sequence from the Euwallacea fornicatus isolate EFF26 chromosome 15, ASM4011564v1, whole genome shotgun sequence genome:
ACCTAGAACTCGTGAACGCGCGAAACGCTCTCGCAGTTGTGTGATGTCACAAAGAATATAACACTCAGTAAGTGTAACCTCTGCTGCATCATTTTCTACATTAAGTAAAAAAGACTAAACTTgcctatttaaaatattgtgactacaaattataaatatttttttaaataaaagtaaccCTTTCACCATTAGTCTTTCTTTACTTGCGGATTACGTTATGTGATCAATCGAGAATcttaaatcaatataaaaattttaattcctgaCATATTGAGTGAATTTGTGGAACTGCTCGACTATAACAGCCACAACTGCGGTTACCGAAGAATCGATTAAGATCTGCATATCATTCACTGCTTCTTCGTCACCTAGATTTAACATTAGTTTATCCTGGACTTTTTTCACTGCTTTATCCGGCTCTAGCGCTATATCCATCACACTTGCATCCACCATTAGCGAAAATAGATTCAAGATCAGGTTGGCGTGCCTGAGTATATTAATTCATATAACGatgacaataaattttaatttataacttaCCGCCTCAAGTGCAAAAACGCCGTATtgcataactttttaaatctctGATAATGCTCAGAGTTAACCCCGCCCATGGCCTCTACCATTTCTTTACTGAGTTTCATTGGAGGAGGTAAAGGCTTTGGGTCTCGGCCCAAGATGTATCTGAGAGAATAAGATCAAATATGCCAAGAATTTTAAGGTAAGACTCACCCAAAATCTATATGAAACAAACGGCCATCTTTGGTAAGCAGTAGATTATCCAAATGCCTGTCTCCCACTCCAAGTAGGTACGTAATGACGCAATAACCTGCACAGGAACGTACGTAAGCGTCCATTATTTCCGGCTGAATGCCATAAGGGGCTGAGGGTTGCGGATGGTGTTTTTTGAAGTAGTTTTGAATGgttcctaataaaaaatagtagttattattatcattacttattaaacaatattttataccCTCAGTAGCAAGAACTTCAGCAACAGGTAAAGACTCAATATACTGCACAAATCCACTCTTAATTCCAGTGGCCAACACTTTATAAGGGGTAAGCTTGAGATCGAGATTctctttatttaataaattatccaTAAGAGTAatcatttgcaaaattaactGATCCTGTCTCAGATCATCACCCAACTTAAATATGGCCACATACTCTTTACCTTCCGTGGTCGTAAAGTGCAGCTTTGCGGGCATTTGCGTAGACTTAAACACCATAGTTTTGTCTGCTATTATGCCGGTGATGTAAATCTGTAAAAACACCAATACTTCcccaagaaataaaattagtcGCAATATACCTCTGGATCCAAGGGGAAGGGAATCGGATCGAacctattaaaattaaacttaaacatGTTTGGATCTGCCAAATATTCTTTTaacttttggttttttttggaCCGCGAAACGTTCTCTTTGGTGACATCTCCGATCAGTTGCACCAACTTGTCAATAAACTTTTGCTGATGGGCTAAAATAGCGCGCTTCTTTTGCATTGAATCGGGGCCCCTGGCCAAAGTTTgcgaaaaagttttcattacTGTCAGGTACATATTACGAGTTTGCTcctagttaattaaaaaaacgtttcgATACATTATATTAAAGTTCCTGCAACTAACATATTTCTCATCTTTAGGTCCTTTGTCCTTTGAATCGAGGTTCAGTGCAGGATCTTGATCTCCGCACTCCAGCAACAAATACCAATAGAAATAATTGGCCAAAGTGAAGTTTTTGCACGCTCTATATATTAGGAAAGAAGCCAAATCGTTTATGTCTTCCTCTTGGTACATGTTGCTTTGCAAAGTATCTGTGTTGCCAGACTCCATACAGACATTTTGAGCCTGATTTTGGGACATGCTCGCTGCAAGCTACAATatacgattttatttaaaatagtcaTATTATATGGAACAATCCAACTTGATCTTGTACTGTAGTTTCGACAGCAGATTCAATCGAATTAGTGGTTTGATTGCTCTGTACCGATGATTCGGCAGTAACCGTCCAATTACTGTCTTTTGAATCCTTCTTGTCAAGGTAGTTATTAGTGTTTGTATCTTCACTTAAAAGCGATTGGTCATAAGTTGAAGTTATCCTCACATAtcctaaataaaaacaacaataacacTCTCAAAACAAGGAAGAAATTTTACCCTCTTCAatggttttgaaattttcatattttagcGCCTGCACTAGTTGCAAAAGATACAATAAAATCTCATCGTCTGGTGCCTGCTGCAAGCGACTTATTGCGTACCTACGCACTGCGAGATTTGTGAAATTTGGACTAAGAAGTTCTAGGGCATCTGAAGAAAACAGggttgaaaattatttcccgTTCAAGTATTACGCAATCTTACCTTCAACGTCCATGGGCACCCAAAGATTAATAAGGTGCAGCGCCTGTCGCACTTCATTCTGATGACGCCAATTTACGCACTTGAGAAATTTGGCCAATGCTTTCTTCTGAGTACTCAAATAAAACCTATAAATGTCTTCAGTTACGCGAAGAATTTAGTAACCTTAAACCAAGAACCTAAACTTCCAAATATCATCTTGTTCTTCGCTGGAAAGTTGCTGAGTGGGCGGATATGacacaattttgtttaaattgtcTCTTATAGCTGCGTTCGGCTTGGCATCTTTGTCGTTAAGTCCACTCCTCAAAGATCTGGCCAGCATGTGATGTTTGCGTTCTACCAAATTTTCCTGAGGATGATAATAGCATCGTAAGAAATGGCGGTATTATGCGACACAGAAAATTGCACGGGCACATTGCTATTTTGAACGATAAAATGCTTACTAACTTTGACCCTAGTTGAGTTAAAAGAAAACCTTGTAATCCTTTTAAATTggattatatatgtatatttgcaTTTGTACACGTTCAGTTCAAATCATTCACAATAAGTTATGAGATTTAATTAACTTAAGTTTCTTCAATACATATTGCGTGTTAATTAGAAAACTTACTCGCATATACTCATCGATCTTCTCTCTCTGCAAACAATTAACCAAATCCAATTCGCTCACCAATTTCGTCAAAATGGCGACCTGTTGCCGAAGACTctcattttccttttttgccATACTCAATTCGAAATTAGTGGGGATCAAATTGGCACAATCGCGACATTGCCAGTCGGCCTCGCTTACATCGAACAACATACAGGCCCGGTTGAGACATTTCTTGTGAAGATATCGGTTGCAATTCAAACATTTTACTGCACTAGATTTGACTATTTGTTCACAAAGTTGACAAACCACAATGTGGTGTTTGGTGGGTTTCACTTCTTTGGTTTTTTGAGAGGTTAATTTTGTGGCAAGAACGTCCCAAATACCTTGAGATTTTGACATTGCTCAGAAGGTTTCCAAGTCATCACTGTGTTTGAGGAACGACGAAAATAAACAGCGATTTGAATGAGACTTACATCATTATAgaacatataaataaatatggttgGATTCGGAAAATGTGACTGAAGCTATTCACATAATATACACAAGTCAAAAATACAGATATAATTTACATTGGTATTAAGAGGCTTATCAATCAGATAAACCAACAAAACTGTACACTTATCTATAAAGttagtcatattaaaatttgtacttGGGATCACCACGTCTCtcaattaacattaaaacaatttaatgcaAACATTCATATTACCGCGCACTACTGccgaatattttgattttcatacaCATATGGTAACTGACCTACtttcaaactttcatttaAGTATAAAgagaattgttaaaaacctgAGAGAATAGCGAAATCATTGTTAGTTCAACTGTAACTTACCTAAAAGAGAGactgtaacaaaaatttacctTTCCAATTTCTGCATCAGGTACAAATACCAAATCTGGATTGGTCTTCGTAGTAGGCACATATGAATCATCATTTTGCTCAAAATACACTACATGATTTAACACATTATCCAAAAACACTTTCTGGAACTCCACAGTTAAGTACATGTAACTGGAGGATCTCTTCTCTTTTTCTCTGATAACTTCCAGTTCTCGAAATGTGAGTCTGTTTAACCAGTCCaccttaaaataaacatttaatgaattttaatttccctGCAGTTGGAAAATGCACCTTTGGTATATGCCCATTTCTATGTTTTTTCTCTAGCTTGGCAAGCTTCCACATTTGATCTGTGAAGTTGTCCTTACCATTGTGTCCTTTGCCTGGTGTGGTTGTAGGAGTTCTGCCATCAGCTACCACATGGGGCCAAACTCTCAAATCAATCATTCCCTATAAATTTATctataatatttgaaaatgtaagCAATGCACATACTTCACGAAACACGCCATGTTTACTAAATAAAGAAAGAGTGGTACCACCAACAGGAGTAAGACTGTCTGGACCAGCACAATCATACACAGTAATTGCTAACTGTGCCGTCCTAGGAAGATCACAAAACTCAAGGGGCAAATGCAGCCATTCATTCCAGCTAAAACACTCATGCAATGCATTCAAATTTACAtgtgaaattaaaacattactTCCAACGAGTTGTGAATGGTTTATATTCAGTGCTCACAGGCAAACTAAGGGGCTCATTGTTGTCCCAGACCTGACACTCAACCATTAAGTCAGAGCAACCATCTTGGCACACACCAGAAAACTTCAAATGCGGGTCTTTCAGGAGTTCCTCGTAGGTGGGtttgtttctttttccttctaaaGTGCCACTGGAGTAGGAAATAAATAGtagtaaaatggaaaataataataataacaatcttATTAAAAAGGTAAGAACAGTGTTTTTGGTCAGGGAACCGCCGAGTTATTTTGAGGTTTTACTATATTTTTAGTCCATAATAAGTTCAATTtccttacatttttatttgaattcttTCTGGCACCTCTGaactgtataaataataaaatttatcactTAGTTCTTCCATTGATTCTTCCATATTTTCTCAGTggtgattaaaaaattctaatattttgttatcacTATTAACTTATTGTTTCCAAATCCAATATAGGTCCTTTCATTACTACATTGTTAATTTATaccaaacaattaaatattattgtagaataatataaatatttgtttatgatcTGACTTATGAATTGACAACCTGCTAATAAAGGTAGAGACCATGACAAATGTTAAAGCTACATTATGTAT
Encoded proteins:
- the Pi3K59F gene encoding phosphatidylinositol 3-kinase catalytic subunit type 3 isoform X1 — its product is MEESMEELSDKFYYLYSSEVPERIQIKIGTLEGKRNKPTYEELLKDPHLKFSGVCQDGCSDLMVECQVWDNNEPLSLPVSTEYKPFTTRWNWNEWLHLPLEFCDLPRTAQLAITVYDCAGPDSLTPVGGTTLSLFSKHGVFREGMIDLRVWPHVVADGRTPTTTPGKGHNGKDNFTDQMWKLAKLEKKHRNGHIPKVDWLNRLTFRELEVIREKEKRSSSYMYLTVEFQKVFLDNVLNHVVYFEQNDDSYVPTTKTNPDLVFVPDAEIGKENLVERKHHMLARSLRSGLNDKDAKPNAAIRDNLNKIVSYPPTQQLSSEEQDDIWKFRFYLSTQKKALAKFLKCVNWRHQNEVRQALHLINLWVPMDVEDALELLSPNFTNLAVRRYAISRLQQAPDDEILLYLLQLVQALKYENFKTIEEGYVRITSTYDQSLLSEDTNTNNYLDKKDSKDSNWTVTAESSVQSNQTTNSIESAVETTVQDQLAASMSQNQAQNVCMESGNTDTLQSNMYQEEDINDLASFLIYRACKNFTLANYFYWYLLLECGDQDPALNLDSKDKGPKDEKYEQTRNMYLTVMKTFSQTLARGPDSMQKKRAILAHQQKFIDKLVQLIGDVTKENVSRSKKNQKLKEYLADPNMFKFNFNRFDPIPFPLDPEIYITGIIADKTMVFKSTQMPAKLHFTTTEGKEYVAIFKLGDDLRQDQLILQMITLMDNLLNKENLDLKLTPYKVLATGIKSGFVQYIESLPVAEVLATEGTIQNYFKKHHPQPSAPYGIQPEIMDAYVRSCAGYCVITYLLGVGDRHLDNLLLTKDGRLFHIDFGYILGRDPKPLPPPMKLSKEMVEAMGGVNSEHYQRFKKLCNTAFLHLRRHANLILNLFSLMVDASVMDIALEPDKAVKKVQDKLMLNLGDEEAVNDMQILIDSSVTAVVAVIVEQFHKFTQYVRN
- the Pi3K59F gene encoding phosphatidylinositol 3-kinase catalytic subunit type 3 isoform X2, which produces MSKSQGIWDVLATKLTSQKTKEVKPTKHHIVVCQLCEQIVKSSAVKCLNCNRYLHKKCLNRACMLFDVSEADWQCRDCANLIPTNFELSMAKKENESLRQQVAILTKLVSELDLVNCLQREKIDEYMRENLVERKHHMLARSLRSGLNDKDAKPNAAIRDNLNKIVSYPPTQQLSSEEQDDIWKFRFYLSTQKKALAKFLKCVNWRHQNEVRQALHLINLWVPMDVEDALELLSPNFTNLAVRRYAISRLQQAPDDEILLYLLQLVQALKYENFKTIEEGYVRITSTYDQSLLSEDTNTNNYLDKKDSKDSNWTVTAESSVQSNQTTNSIESAVETTVQDQLAASMSQNQAQNVCMESGNTDTLQSNMYQEEDINDLASFLIYRACKNFTLANYFYWYLLLECGDQDPALNLDSKDKGPKDEKYEQTRNMYLTVMKTFSQTLARGPDSMQKKRAILAHQQKFIDKLVQLIGDVTKENVSRSKKNQKLKEYLADPNMFKFNFNRFDPIPFPLDPEIYITGIIADKTMVFKSTQMPAKLHFTTTEGKEYVAIFKLGDDLRQDQLILQMITLMDNLLNKENLDLKLTPYKVLATGIKSGFVQYIESLPVAEVLATEGTIQNYFKKHHPQPSAPYGIQPEIMDAYVRSCAGYCVITYLLGVGDRHLDNLLLTKDGRLFHIDFGYILGRDPKPLPPPMKLSKEMVEAMGGVNSEHYQRFKKLCNTAFLHLRRHANLILNLFSLMVDASVMDIALEPDKAVKKVQDKLMLNLGDEEAVNDMQILIDSSVTAVVAVIVEQFHKFTQYVRN